One region of Planctomycetota bacterium genomic DNA includes:
- a CDS encoding bifunctional methionine sulfoxide reductase B/A protein, which produces MKSVALFAVMVFVAVCTAAWVLAASQPGKSAQPGNSTMKTQTPAGPTGGVRYSKSGHDITRLDAKQVEALATTLTEEERRVLLRKGTEPAFCGNLLDNKLDGTYACRLCGLPLFSSEAKFNSGTGWPSFFKPYDPAHVGEVRDESHGMVRTEIVCARCDGHLGHVFEDGPRPTGLRYCLNSASLTFHEKGTAMPEASMPVKTATAYFAGGCFWGVEDRFQQIPGVIDAVSGYMGGRTPNPTYKQVCTEDTGHAETVRVTFDPARVSYQKLLEVFFKIHDASQVNRQGPDIGTQYRSAVFTADGTQQDQATAFIEAQRKTTRYMLRGIATQVVPVSEAGAFYAAEEYHQDYHVKHGGHCAMPDFGEDEADEKK; this is translated from the coding sequence GTGGGTGCTGGCGGCGTCGCAGCCTGGAAAATCGGCCCAACCGGGAAACTCCACCATGAAGACGCAGACACCCGCGGGCCCCACCGGAGGCGTGCGGTACTCCAAGTCCGGGCATGACATCACGCGGCTGGACGCCAAGCAGGTCGAGGCGCTCGCGACGACATTGACGGAGGAAGAGCGTCGGGTGCTGCTGCGCAAGGGCACGGAGCCGGCGTTCTGCGGGAACCTCCTGGACAACAAGTTGGACGGGACGTACGCATGCCGCCTGTGCGGCCTGCCGCTGTTCAGTTCGGAGGCGAAGTTCAACAGCGGGACGGGGTGGCCCAGTTTCTTCAAGCCGTATGACCCGGCGCACGTGGGCGAAGTCCGCGACGAATCGCACGGGATGGTGCGGACGGAGATCGTGTGCGCGCGGTGCGACGGGCACCTGGGGCACGTCTTCGAGGACGGCCCGCGTCCGACGGGGCTGCGCTACTGCCTGAACAGCGCATCGCTGACGTTCCACGAGAAGGGCACGGCGATGCCCGAGGCGTCGATGCCGGTGAAGACGGCGACGGCGTACTTCGCGGGCGGGTGCTTCTGGGGCGTGGAAGACCGCTTCCAGCAGATTCCGGGCGTGATCGACGCGGTGAGCGGGTACATGGGCGGGCGGACCCCGAACCCGACGTACAAGCAGGTGTGCACCGAGGACACCGGGCACGCCGAGACGGTGCGGGTGACGTTCGATCCGGCGCGGGTGTCGTACCAGAAACTGCTCGAGGTGTTCTTCAAGATCCACGACGCGTCGCAGGTGAACCGCCAGGGCCCGGACATCGGCACGCAGTACCGCTCGGCGGTGTTCACGGCGGACGGCACGCAGCAGGACCAGGCGACGGCGTTCATCGAGGCGCAGCGCAAGACGACGCGGTACATGCTGCGGGGCATCGCGACGCAGGTGGTGCCGGTGAGCGAGGCGGGGGCGTTCTACGCCGCCGAGGAGTACCACCAGGACTACCACGTGAAGCACGGCGGGCACTGCGCGATGCCTGACTTCGGCGAGGACGAGGCGGACGAGAAGAAGTAG
- a CDS encoding Spy/CpxP family protein refolding chaperone has translation MFRAAWAGVGAWARVLVALVALALGTPRAGGQDLADQLGPMGQVVPRASVAKFADMLGLTADQREIVRTLHETYRLQYGAAMREGRAKFKAAHEKAREAGDWNAVRAEGQRIALETSKQIEVVEREFFDNLRAVLTPEQEARFGGVERARRREVGMRFAFASGSQVDLNALCEELKVPREGEVGAALLRWEEDIDRVLRVREATLAKVFEKAMSTPNLDDNMKLVQEIIAELFQDAFRVRDMNRRYAREIAGLLDANAAAAFDRAFRARSFPGVYQKNGVAKLAAAVRKAGIDAERAGELDRLEAAYRRDVMPLNDRLAQLIEEREQEATTRFGELMAEQWSGGSKESPLGEAWKARRDLDDRTVARLRTLAGADAPTLDEGDRLDWGSVARVMPDFDDRLPEDSDDDGAPPR, from the coding sequence ATGTTCCGAGCGGCGTGGGCGGGTGTTGGGGCGTGGGCGCGGGTGCTCGTCGCGCTGGTTGCGCTGGCGCTGGGCACACCCAGGGCGGGCGGGCAGGACCTGGCGGATCAACTCGGGCCGATGGGGCAGGTCGTGCCCCGGGCGAGCGTCGCGAAGTTTGCCGACATGCTGGGCCTGACGGCGGACCAGCGGGAGATCGTGCGGACGCTGCACGAGACGTACCGCCTGCAGTACGGCGCGGCGATGCGGGAGGGGCGGGCGAAGTTCAAGGCGGCGCACGAGAAGGCACGGGAGGCGGGCGATTGGAACGCCGTCCGGGCCGAGGGGCAGCGGATCGCCCTGGAAACGTCGAAGCAGATCGAGGTCGTGGAGCGCGAGTTCTTCGACAACCTGCGGGCGGTGCTGACGCCCGAGCAGGAGGCCAGGTTCGGAGGTGTCGAGCGGGCGCGCCGGCGCGAGGTGGGGATGCGGTTCGCGTTCGCGTCGGGGTCGCAGGTGGACCTGAACGCGCTGTGCGAGGAGCTCAAGGTCCCGCGGGAGGGCGAGGTCGGGGCGGCGCTGCTCCGGTGGGAAGAGGACATCGACCGCGTGCTGCGCGTCCGCGAGGCGACGCTGGCGAAGGTCTTCGAGAAGGCGATGTCGACACCCAACCTGGATGACAACATGAAGCTCGTCCAGGAGATCATCGCGGAGCTCTTTCAGGACGCGTTCCGCGTGCGCGACATGAACCGGCGGTACGCGCGGGAGATCGCGGGGCTGCTCGACGCGAATGCGGCGGCGGCGTTCGACCGCGCGTTCCGGGCGCGGAGCTTCCCGGGCGTGTACCAGAAGAACGGCGTCGCGAAACTCGCGGCGGCCGTGCGGAAGGCGGGCATCGACGCGGAGCGGGCGGGAGAACTGGACCGGCTCGAGGCGGCGTACCGGCGCGACGTGATGCCGCTGAACGATCGGCTGGCGCAGTTGATCGAAGAGCGCGAGCAGGAGGCGACCACGCGGTTCGGGGAGTTGATGGCCGAGCAGTGGAGCGGGGGATCGAAGGAGAGCCCGCTGGGGGAAGCGTGGAAGGCGCGGCGGGACCTGGACGACCGGACGGTGGCGCGGCTCCGCACGCTCGCGGGGGCGGACGCGCCGACGCTGGACGAGGGCGACCGGCTGGACTGGGGGTCGGTCGCCCGCGTGATGCCGGATTTCGACGACCGGCTGCCCGAAGACTCGGACGATGACGGCGCGCCCCCGCGCTGA
- a CDS encoding cobalamin-dependent protein (Presence of a B(12) (cobalamin)-binding domain implies dependence on cobalamin itself, in one of its several forms, or in some unusual lineages, dependence on a cobalamin-like analog.), producing the protein MQDDTGDIGGALVGALLREAAAEIARDAVTALLLADADVVARAGAQGADRWREAIGARVVDLSDALAAGLPEMFRSQMGWARVAYASRGVRVSDLAAALDALAGVLPRHVPEEDRELVLAYLRPARADLAGDAPEPPAFLRAGPGLERAAGEYMLALLEGERVRAWEVVAALAGRGVGTAEIYTGVLTPVLQEIGRMWHMGEVHIAEEHFATATTLIVMSRLAGMATRAPARGKTAVCAGVAGNAHEVGPRMASDLLELDGWRVVYLGVDMPREDLALGCADFKADVLVLSAAIPAHVREAEDTIRALRGTLGPAMPRVIVGGRPFDAYPGLWRQVGADALARDPLDCVRLANELTRGA; encoded by the coding sequence ATGCAGGACGACACCGGGGATATCGGGGGTGCGCTGGTCGGAGCGCTGCTGCGAGAAGCGGCGGCGGAGATCGCGCGCGACGCGGTGACGGCCCTCCTCCTGGCCGACGCGGACGTGGTGGCGCGCGCGGGCGCGCAGGGTGCCGACCGCTGGCGCGAGGCGATCGGCGCGCGGGTGGTCGACCTGTCGGACGCGTTGGCGGCGGGCCTGCCGGAGATGTTCCGTTCGCAGATGGGCTGGGCGCGGGTCGCGTACGCATCGCGCGGGGTGCGGGTAAGCGACCTGGCGGCGGCGCTCGACGCGCTCGCGGGGGTGCTTCCCCGCCACGTGCCGGAGGAGGACCGCGAACTGGTGCTGGCGTATCTCCGCCCGGCGAGGGCCGACCTGGCGGGCGACGCGCCCGAGCCGCCGGCGTTCCTGCGGGCGGGCCCGGGCCTGGAGCGTGCGGCGGGCGAGTACATGCTCGCGCTGCTGGAGGGCGAGCGGGTGCGGGCGTGGGAGGTGGTCGCGGCGCTCGCGGGGCGCGGGGTGGGGACGGCGGAGATCTACACGGGCGTGCTGACGCCGGTGCTGCAGGAGATCGGGCGGATGTGGCACATGGGCGAGGTGCACATCGCGGAAGAGCACTTCGCGACGGCGACCACGCTCATCGTGATGTCGCGCCTGGCGGGGATGGCAACCCGAGCGCCCGCGCGCGGGAAGACGGCGGTGTGCGCGGGCGTGGCGGGGAACGCCCACGAGGTGGGCCCGCGGATGGCGAGCGACCTGCTGGAGCTCGACGGGTGGCGGGTGGTGTACCTGGGCGTGGACATGCCGCGCGAGGACCTGGCGCTCGGCTGCGCGGACTTCAAGGCGGACGTGCTGGTGCTGTCGGCGGCGATCCCGGCGCACGTGCGCGAGGCGGAGGACACGATCCGCGCCCTGCGCGGGACGCTGGGGCCCGCGATGCCTCGGGTGATCGTGGGTGGCCGCCCGTTCGACGCCTATCCCGGGCTGTGGCGACAGGTGGGGGCCGACGCGCTGGCGCGCGATCCGCTGGATTGCGTGCGGCTCGCGAACGAACTGACGCGCGGCGCCTAG
- a CDS encoding zinc ribbon domain-containing protein, with translation MASMIQFTNNYRDCSTDAGYQFEFYCDGCGTGCMSPFKPSKFGMAGSMLRAASSFFSGAGAVSGAADQGKDLMRGKERDEALRDAVIEAKKQFKLCGRCGKWVCEAACWNEKRNMCERCAPDLDEELAAAQDQGRMQWMQRKAFTTDMIADMDITKDGGGRKALGASCTNCGAEVTGKFCGQCGTPAPGGKRMCTNCGTEAGPTAKFCGTCGNKI, from the coding sequence ATGGCCAGCATGATCCAGTTCACCAACAACTACCGGGACTGCTCGACCGACGCCGGCTACCAGTTCGAGTTCTACTGCGACGGGTGCGGCACGGGGTGCATGTCGCCCTTCAAGCCGAGCAAGTTCGGCATGGCCGGCTCGATGCTCCGGGCCGCCAGCAGCTTCTTCAGCGGCGCGGGGGCCGTCAGCGGCGCCGCCGATCAGGGCAAGGACCTGATGCGCGGCAAGGAGCGCGACGAAGCCCTGCGCGACGCGGTGATCGAGGCTAAGAAGCAGTTCAAGCTGTGCGGGCGCTGCGGGAAGTGGGTCTGCGAGGCCGCCTGCTGGAACGAAAAGCGGAACATGTGCGAGCGGTGCGCGCCGGACCTCGACGAAGAACTCGCCGCCGCCCAGGACCAGGGCCGCATGCAGTGGATGCAGCGCAAGGCCTTCACCACCGACATGATCGCCGACATGGACATCACCAAGGACGGCGGGGGCAGGAAGGCCCTGGGTGCCTCCTGCACCAACTGCGGCGCCGAGGTCACCGGCAAGTTCTGCGGGCAGTGCGGCACGCCCGCGCCCGGCGGTAAACGCATGTGCACCAACTGTGGGACCGAGGCCGGGCCCACCGCCAAGTTCTGCGGCACGTGCGGCAACAAGATCTAG
- a CDS encoding aminotransferase class IV, which produces MIVLLHDELMPLERATVSPLDRGFLFGDGVYEGLRAFGGRVVGAARHVARLRAGLDAARIPFDASRLDGVCARLLEANGLRDAFIYVQVTRGTPGPGQPVRTRVPAGTLTPTVFAYAVPAPGLEAYATPPTKSCVTVRDTRWLRGRLKSISLMGSVLGGFEAHEAGAEDAIFVRDGCPGGALAAESTSANLVAVVSREGRPVAITPALDDVPILAGVTRDLLLEAASGAGIDLREGRLTPHDLRDAREVMLCGTLTMVTSVTTLDGRPVGDGTPGPVAGRLLALLCRVIREGTP; this is translated from the coding sequence GTGATCGTCCTTCTGCACGACGAGTTGATGCCGCTGGAGCGGGCGACGGTGAGCCCGCTCGACCGCGGGTTCCTGTTCGGCGACGGGGTGTACGAGGGGCTGCGCGCGTTCGGTGGGCGGGTCGTCGGGGCGGCACGGCACGTGGCGCGCCTGCGCGCGGGGCTGGACGCGGCACGGATCCCGTTCGACGCGTCCCGCCTGGACGGCGTGTGCGCGCGCCTGCTGGAGGCGAACGGGCTGCGCGACGCGTTCATCTACGTGCAGGTGACGCGGGGGACGCCCGGGCCGGGCCAGCCGGTGCGCACGCGGGTGCCCGCGGGGACGCTCACGCCGACGGTGTTCGCGTACGCGGTGCCCGCGCCGGGGCTGGAGGCCTATGCGACGCCCCCGACGAAGTCGTGCGTCACGGTGCGCGACACGCGCTGGCTGCGGGGGCGGCTGAAGTCCATCTCGCTCATGGGCAGCGTGCTGGGCGGGTTCGAGGCGCACGAGGCCGGCGCGGAGGACGCGATCTTCGTGCGCGATGGGTGCCCGGGCGGCGCGCTCGCGGCGGAATCGACCTCGGCGAACCTGGTGGCGGTGGTGTCGCGCGAGGGCCGGCCGGTGGCGATCACGCCCGCGCTCGACGACGTGCCGATCCTGGCGGGCGTAACGCGCGACCTGCTGCTCGAGGCGGCGTCGGGCGCGGGGATCGACCTCCGCGAGGGACGCCTCACGCCCCACGACCTGCGCGACGCGCGCGAGGTGATGCTGTGCGGCACGCTGACGATGGTGACGAGCGTCACCACGCTTGACGGGCGGCCTGTGGGCGATGGGACGCCCGGGCCGGTGGCCGGGCGATTGCTGGCGCTGCTGTGCCGCGTGATTCGGGAGGGGACGCCATGA
- a CDS encoding DUF2959 family protein, which yields MTGRARRRGVVMLARLVLGSLVLAGAGPYGCATSPPVAEPFVRDRTGAATRAMNTALHHQREAGDGLLETLESLRSVELEALTPAAAYDRARRGLLRADSRISSAEAAMRAADARAADLAEQWKAELRLYNDAALRESASARLGALRVALDEATASLRRSLATLAPVRRELTDRALYLKHSRDSGEFVPAPISDEGLAAYDAARENLRTTIAQSEAAVRHLAEVLRREGPPSTP from the coding sequence ATGACCGGGCGAGCGCGACGGCGGGGCGTGGTGATGCTCGCGCGGCTGGTGCTGGGGTCGCTGGTGCTGGCGGGCGCGGGGCCGTACGGCTGCGCGACGTCGCCGCCGGTCGCGGAGCCGTTCGTCCGCGATCGGACGGGCGCCGCGACGCGGGCGATGAACACGGCGCTGCACCATCAGCGTGAGGCGGGGGACGGGCTGCTCGAGACGCTGGAAAGCCTGCGGTCGGTGGAGCTCGAGGCGTTGACGCCCGCGGCGGCGTACGACCGGGCCCGGCGCGGGCTGCTGCGCGCCGATTCTCGCATCAGCAGCGCGGAGGCCGCCATGCGGGCCGCGGACGCGCGGGCGGCGGACCTGGCGGAGCAGTGGAAGGCGGAGCTGCGCCTGTACAACGACGCGGCGCTGCGGGAGAGCGCGTCGGCCCGGCTGGGGGCGCTGCGGGTAGCGCTCGACGAAGCGACGGCGTCGCTGCGCCGGTCGCTGGCGACGCTCGCGCCGGTGCGGCGGGAGTTGACGGACCGCGCGTTGTACCTGAAACACAGCCGCGACTCGGGGGAGTTCGTACCGGCGCCGATCTCGGACGAGGGGCTGGCGGCGTACGACGCGGCGCGAGAGAACCTGCGGACGACGATCGCGCAGAGCGAGGCGGCGGTCAGACACCTGGCTGAGGTGCTGCGGCGAGAGGGGCCGCCATCGACGCCGTGA